The sequence below is a genomic window from Pseudomonadota bacterium.
CAGGCTGGCACGATAGCGATAGGGGTTCTTTTGCTTACTCCGCCACGCGGGCTTTAGGTGCTTACCGCTGGGACAGACGTAACGGTTGTACTCGGCATCGAAGATAAAGGCAGAACGTCCGAAAGTGATCCACCGCGAATCCTTCGCCTCCTACAAGCTCTGGATACCCAAGCCAGTCCCGCGGTGCGCAACGAAGAAGTGAACGCCGCCCAACGCATGATCGAGAGGGTCGAAGAACGCTTTGGCATTAAGCCAAACCGCTTGGTAGGCGACACCGCCTATGGCAGCGGCCCCGCTCCTTGATATACGTGTCTTGCCGCAAGATCGGAGAACCTGCAACTGGCGCCGTGATACTAGGAACAGCTTCTGGGGGCACTAGCGTATTAACGACGTCAGATAGTACCTGCTCCACTGTGCCGACGTTCTCGCGGCTAACATGTTGCGTCTGCCCCGAGGCCGCATGTGCCGCAGCGGAAAGAACCTGGGCAAAATCGACTTTTCCCGCTAGATAGTCCGCAAACAGGGGTTCAAGCTCCCCTTTGTCTTCAGGCTCGAGTCGATACAGCTCCTTCTTTCGCTCCAACGTCCGCTGGAGGGCGTCTAGACCAACCCGTTGTGAAGTCGGGACGAAAGACTGAATTCGCTCGTAGATGTGCACGCGGACTAAGTCCTTTGTGAAGCCATCAAGCAGCTCTGGCGATCGCTCCACCACCTTCAACACCGCCAGTAGTGCAGGCCATGTCCTTGAAAGCGTCAGCACAACCTTGTCCCCCTGGATGTGAGCAAGTATTGGAACGCCATGACTAATCCTGGCCCACTTCACATCAACATCTTCGATTAGATAGTCGGACTTCAGGGTCCGCGCAATGGCCAGCGTCAGGCCGAACTCATCCCATGAGAGAACATGCGGCTCATAAGTTTCCAAGATGCTTGCGGTGTCCGGGACAGTCGGCATCTTCAGAACCTCGGTGAGGTAGCGCTGCTGAACGTCACGTCGGGGATTTGTCTGGCTGACTCTAACGAGGGGCCGTTCTTCACTGGGAAACATCTTGATCGTTTCCGGATCCGATCCTGCATACCACTGCAACTCCAGGCCCGCATGGTGCTTCGACAACTCGCCCATCTCCTCACGCTTGTTACCCGGCTGCACTTGCACACTCACCCGATTGGCCCACGCGATTTGCCCCAACTGAAGAATGTGTTGTTGAAAGGCCGGGAGAGCGTCAGCGAGTGGCGAGTCCTTCAAAAGTTGGGAAACGGCCAACTCAATCGCAGGAACGAGCTGCGAAACCTCCTGGATTGATTCGCGGGTTAGCGCTTCGCGACCGGCGGTCGGGTAGATAAAAGGGAGATCCGCATAGCCACCCAACTGGTACACGCCAGAAACCGGTATGGGGGCCAAGCCGAACCTGGATCTAAGCCCCATGAGTTGGCCACCCTGGTGACGCAGCCAAAATTCTGCTTTAGAAAGTACGCCGTCAATTTGAATGTCGCGAACGGTGACGCCAAGTTGGCCGCCGTCGGTCCACAGATGGACACCTAGCGAAAACCTGCCAGCGTTCGCTTGCTGCGAGCCCAATGCTGTCCAAGCCTCAGTGATGCCGACAGCAACCCGCGGATCTTTCCCACTAATGATTTCCCCATTCAAAGATACGGGGACGGTAAGGAAGCGGACGAACGGGTAGATGTAATTGCGAAGGCTAGCCACATCTACTCGGTGTGCTGGGTCGATATCGGCGACTAGCACGGTGCCTTCGGCAATGGAGTCGTCAGCGAGTTCCATTTGAATGCAATTGGCTCCAATGGCCAGTTCGCTCTTTCGTGCAAAAGTGCGAATGCCAACGGATGAATCAACCTGCCGCGTTTCCAGGCACAGTCGGTGGCAGACGCCGAAATTTGCCATCGCACCTATGCCGAAGATGCCGATTACACCTGCGGACCTGGCTTCGGGAGTATTCTTCCCAGACGACCCCGCTCGCCAGAAGTTTTCTCGAAGTACAGCCTCTGACATGCCAATCCCGTTGTCACGAATTTCTATTCGCTCGGGCGTGGCCGCAATCTGAACTGAAAAGTCCGATAGGCTCTTGCTTTCGCGATTGGCGCGCATTAGCACCGCGTCATAGGCGTTTTGTACGTTCTCTCGCACCATCGCGTAAGGCGAGTCATAAATCTGCTTGGAAAGAATCTCCAGGATCCGGTCTGTCTGGACGAGAAACGGGATCTGCGAGCTTTGCGACATCACCGTCCTCCGAGGCGGCTACGCCACAAAGCGACAGCCTGGATCACGCCTAGATCCTCGCTATGCTTCGCGATCGATGACTCAAGCAACTTCGCCAGATCATCTCTTCGTCCAAGCTCGTAAAGCGATTCGCATAGAACTATGAACTCCTCCGGCGATGTCGGTGCATCAATGACCGTGACGATCTTATTCCAGTCTTGAAGCGCGGCAAGCGCGTGAACTGCGAGACGTCTTGCTAATGCGTCGCCTATATGGGGCTGTACTAGTCTGTATGCCTCCTTAGCGTCGCCCACCCGAAGCAACCTGTCCGCTTCAGCAACGACTTGAATGAGCGTGCCCTGACGAGCGGTACTTGGAGCAAGCGGAAAGGTGATTGAAGAGCCCGAAAACTCAGCCACGTGGGCGTCACCCCACACCGGCAGACTGAAGTCCGCGTTCTGCATGTCCCGGACGTGCATCGTGCACTGGCGCGCCTCCGGATCGATGATGAGAACGTTGTAGGCGCGCATCCGGCCACTCGGAAGTGATCCGGGGCCACCGCATAGTGTGCCGGCACTCAGTACCACGATATTTCGTTTGCGATCCGCGGTGAACCGGTGTTCAATAAATTGGGGGCGATGTTGGTGACCGTGGAGGGCGAGTACAAAGCCGCCGTCCATCAGACTCTGCAACATGTCCGCATCCACATAGTCTGATTCCTTGGGACCACCCTGGATGCTGTGGTGCCACACGGCTATGGCGAGGCGCCCGCGACGCGTGTATTCGGCGACTCTGCCGGTGGCGCCGGCAATGCACTCAGGATGGATACGGCCAGTCCTGTTGAACGGATCGTTCTCGTGGCAACTCGATAGGGATCCGAACACGAGGCCGAGCTCCGGGAAGTCATGAATCGCGAATTGCTTCGCCGGCTCAAGAGAAAACGTTCGCTTTCCTTCGTAGAAGTTGTCGTAAAACTCAGCGTATGGAGACAGCCGCCTGTTGTACTCGTCCACGTCAGTGAGCCGACGCATGGAAAGGTTGCTCCAACTCCATCGTAACGGCGTTCCGTCCTGAACAAATTG
It includes:
- a CDS encoding ATP-binding protein yields the protein MSQSSQIPFLVQTDRILEILSKQIYDSPYAMVRENVQNAYDAVLMRANRESKSLSDFSVQIAATPERIEIRDNGIGMSEAVLRENFWRAGSSGKNTPEARSAGVIGIFGIGAMANFGVCHRLCLETRQVDSSVGIRTFARKSELAIGANCIQMELADDSIAEGTVLVADIDPAHRVDVASLRNYIYPFVRFLTVPVSLNGEIISGKDPRVAVGITEAWTALGSQQANAGRFSLGVHLWTDGGQLGVTVRDIQIDGVLSKAEFWLRHQGGQLMGLRSRFGLAPIPVSGVYQLGGYADLPFIYPTAGREALTRESIQEVSQLVPAIELAVSQLLKDSPLADALPAFQQHILQLGQIAWANRVSVQVQPGNKREEMGELSKHHAGLELQWYAGSDPETIKMFPSEERPLVRVSQTNPRRDVQQRYLTEVLKMPTVPDTASILETYEPHVLSWDEFGLTLAIARTLKSDYLIEDVDVKWARISHGVPILAHIQGDKVVLTLSRTWPALLAVLKVVERSPELLDGFTKDLVRVHIYERIQSFVPTSQRVGLDALQRTLERKKELYRLEPEDKGELEPLFADYLAGKVDFAQVLSAAAHAASGQTQHVSRENVGTVEQVLSDVVNTLVPPEAVPSITAPVAGSPILRQDTYIKERGRCHRRCRLPSGLA
- a CDS encoding metallophosphoesterase codes for the protein MPASVVHISDLHRDAGSRITTSTLLESLRRDRNRYTSDGSIQKPELVVVSGDIVYGVTTTDDGSDARLKEQYKEAHEFLVRLADAFLAGDRERIIIVPGNHDISLPHVVRSTEVVDLPVSSDARAFLGQQFVQDGTPLRWSWSNLSMRRLTDVDEYNRRLSPYAEFYDNFYEGKRTFSLEPAKQFAIHDFPELGLVFGSLSSCHENDPFNRTGRIHPECIAGATGRVAEYTRRGRLAIAVWHHSIQGGPKESDYVDADMLQSLMDGGFVLALHGHQHRPQFIEHRFTADRKRNIVVLSAGTLCGGPGSLPSGRMRAYNVLIIDPEARQCTMHVRDMQNADFSLPVWGDAHVAEFSGSSITFPLAPSTARQGTLIQVVAEADRLLRVGDAKEAYRLVQPHIGDALARRLAVHALAALQDWNKIVTVIDAPTSPEEFIVLCESLYELGRRDDLAKLLESSIAKHSEDLGVIQAVALWRSRLGGR